From one Geoalkalibacter halelectricus genomic stretch:
- a CDS encoding universal stress protein — MLNLSKKILVAIDGSPQSDKAAEEAVRLALASGTRFRSKIYAILVLPSTRTPSFTDFMPSPPPTERPGWEEQRKRIFYVVEKVTAETGVPIEHVVVYGDAAEEILAFAEQEEIAVIVIGSSGAGRVKRAFLGSVSTKVALHARCSVYIVR, encoded by the coding sequence ATGCTCAATCTCAGTAAAAAAATCCTGGTCGCCATCGATGGTTCGCCGCAATCCGACAAAGCCGCCGAGGAGGCGGTGCGCCTGGCCCTGGCCTCCGGCACCCGATTTCGCAGCAAGATTTACGCCATCCTTGTTCTCCCCAGCACCCGTACCCCCTCCTTCACCGATTTCATGCCCTCTCCCCCTCCCACCGAGCGCCCCGGTTGGGAAGAGCAGCGTAAACGAATTTTTTATGTGGTGGAAAAAGTCACCGCCGAGACCGGCGTACCCATCGAGCATGTGGTCGTTTACGGTGATGCGGCGGAGGAGATCCTGGCATTTGCCGAACAGGAGGAGATAGCGGTGATCGTCATCGGCTCCTCGGGCGCCGGACGCGTCAAGCGCGCCTTCCTCGGCAGTGTTTCCACCAAGGTCGCCCTGCACGCGCGCTGCTCGGTTTATATCGTGCGCTAG
- a CDS encoding sugar phosphate isomerase/epimerase family protein, whose amino-acid sequence MKLILSAGSLHTLPLEKIFELARDTGFDGVEVIINYDFQYQDNLAYLRDLQQILPVASLHAPFFELDGWGNKANQLTRTANLALECGIPLINFHPPSWMAFELRFWRWLKTIDDFQAQIGHGQVIITMENMPCTGAFKTNPYFLGQTRKMIDFLKSHNLFLTFDTAHMGTSKANFLHDFHLFYDSGRMRNIHFSDYGYGREHLLPGHGILPLTRFLNHLRETDYNEALVLELSPREFPEEEELIRESLAEIFFYLCQETRHRVPLHAPDSPEREEEGYYPEERADREPLGV is encoded by the coding sequence ATGAAGCTGATCCTCTCCGCAGGCAGCCTTCACACTCTGCCCCTGGAAAAGATTTTTGAATTGGCCAGGGATACCGGCTTTGACGGCGTGGAAGTCATTATCAACTATGACTTCCAGTATCAGGATAACCTTGCCTACCTGCGCGACCTGCAGCAGATCCTGCCCGTCGCCTCGCTGCACGCGCCGTTTTTCGAACTTGACGGCTGGGGCAACAAAGCCAACCAGCTTACCCGCACCGCCAACCTCGCCCTGGAATGCGGAATTCCCCTGATCAACTTCCACCCCCCATCCTGGATGGCCTTTGAGTTGCGCTTCTGGCGCTGGCTTAAAACCATCGATGACTTCCAGGCACAGATCGGGCACGGCCAGGTGATCATCACCATGGAAAACATGCCCTGCACCGGCGCCTTCAAGACCAACCCCTACTTTCTCGGCCAAACCCGCAAAATGATCGACTTTCTCAAGAGCCACAACCTGTTCCTGACCTTCGACACCGCCCACATGGGCACCTCCAAGGCCAACTTCCTGCATGATTTTCACCTGTTCTACGATTCCGGCCGAATGCGCAACATCCATTTCTCCGACTACGGCTACGGTCGCGAACACCTGCTGCCGGGGCACGGCATCCTGCCCCTGACGCGTTTTCTCAACCACCTGCGCGAAACCGATTACAACGAGGCACTGGTGCTCGAACTTTCACCACGGGAATTTCCGGAAGAAGAGGAACTGATCCGCGAGAGCCTGGCGGAAATCTTTTTCTATCTGTGCCAGGAGACCCGCCACCGGGTGCCCTTGCACGCGCCAGACAGCCCGGAACGGGAGGAGGAAGGATATTATCCGGAGGAAAGGGCCGATCGGGAACCCTTGGGCGTCTGA